One Syngnathoides biaculeatus isolate LvHL_M chromosome 4, ASM1980259v1, whole genome shotgun sequence DNA window includes the following coding sequences:
- the LOC133499542 gene encoding phosphatidylinositol transfer protein beta isoform-like encodes MVIIKEYRVVLPCSVEEYQVGQLFSVAEASKNETGGGEGIEVLKNEPYEEDGEKGQFTHKIYRLKSKVPTFIQLLAPESAFVFHEKAWNAYPYCRTEVTNEYMKDNFLIRIETWHKPDLGTQENVHKLDRSSWQQVSVVPIDIADRSQVSAADYKQDEDPAKFKSIKTGRGPLGPYWKKELSAKTDCPRMCAYKLVTVKFKWFGLQNKVENFIHEQEKRIFNNFHRQLFCWIDKWVELTMDDIRQMEAETQKELDELRKKGEVRGTSAADE; translated from the exons ATGGTCATCATCAAGGAGTA cCGTGTAGTTTTACCCTGCAGTGTTGAGGAG TATCAAGTCGGACAGTTGTTTTCTGTGGCGGAAGCGAGTAAAAATGAGACAGGCGGCGGTGAGGGGATTGAAGTACTCAAAAATGAACCTTATGAGGAAGATGGAGAGAAAGGACAGTTTACACACAAGATTTACCGCCTGAAGag TAAAGTGCCAACATTTATTCAGCTCTTAGCACCAGAAAGCGCCTTTGTATTTCACGAAAAAGCCTGGAATGCCTACCCTTACTGCAGGACTG AAGTGACG AATGAATATATGAAAGATAATTTCTTGATCAGGATTGAGACATGGCATAAACCTGATCTTGGAACACAAGAAAAT GTGCACAAACTAGATCGTTCGTCCTGGCAGCAAGTCAGCGTTGTACCTATTGACATTGCTGACAGAAGTCAAGTTTCAGCAGCT GACTACAAGCAAGATGAGGACCCCGCCAAGTTCAAGTCAATTAAGACCGGGAGAGGACCACTTGGGCCTTATTGGAAG AAAGAGTTGAGTGCCAAGACCGACTGCCCTCGAATGTGTGCCTACAAACTAGTCACAGTCAAGTTTAAGTGGTTTGGGCTGCAGAATAAAGTGGAGAATTTCATCCATGAG CAAGAAAAGAGGATCTTCAACAACTTTCACCGTCAGCTTTTCTGTTGGATTGACAAGTGGGTGGAGCTAACAATGGATGACATTCGACAGATGGAGGCAGAGACTCAGAAGGAGCTGGATGAG CTCCGCAAAAAAGGTGAAGTAAGAGGAACGAGTGCTGCAGACGAATAA
- the mn1b gene encoding transcriptional activator MN1, whose amino-acid sequence MFGLEKFGSQINSRNPGQSERQKTQPRLDMGSHYKSASFHAGGPPGSVEPGMGPMSDPQMLGLNMNMNGEQYGGFHSRGHSDMHASGGLQQQQQQQQQGAMHGFFNNQQPHQGHPHAHQPHPHQHHPHFGGNFGGPDPGSSCLHGARLLGYNNNAMGPQQGFGEGFDPLAEGQAGDGFPQQQQRPGNMPDFQHHGPPSGSHAVPAPCLPLDQSPNRAASFHGLPSSSSSSSDSHSLENRRMHNQGAVEGLDYNFPGEPPSGHFDVPVFSPSESESQLPHFGPGRPAPGGNFPGNPGMPRTPAMQAISKGHQPPPPQQPQHGIFFERFGNGRKVPVGMDPGVNARHPLMQQQQQAGLIARQNSCPPGLPRPPQAESGSTNPNILDGGVMMSGQHNQFEYPIHRLENRGLHPYGDPMFNMQQPAPLPSQQPPNQRLQHFDAPYINMAKRPRFDFPNAHGGEGWCGGMENHLSPTSYPGLPGEFTPPVNEGFPPGPLQHTGPEQQSLQQRQNAAMMIKQMASRNQQQRMRQPSLQQLGHHGDVPPGPLGHGGPVGGMPQPNFDRENGGRMANVDGQNPHVNQDNSWFQGSHPPGEMMSRRMGGAGNDSGPHDMGLQQNGAAMMFRPGMGMQEPMRIPGDGHVQALHSPGLHSQFSGNMGNLSQMQSPGAGGGTGHPSAPTERRPPEFPAPPIGAQPPFAYGGANRQGPAHNVPQGVTTSPGSYPPQSEFPSGQRSSVSKLGALSLGNFNKTSAKDSVFGQSCLAALSTACQNMIASLGAPNLNVTFNKKNQNEGKRKLSQTEQDINSSTSNGTGSAGPEYFQSSTSQNNQLPGTGNSNAKPASQNQTVQGEASALSPNYNMDATPCSEGKATTGSGRGRGRRKRDSGHVSPGIFFSSENGNPVVSPGQQTPSAGVGERGGGATPHDKHLQSPSWGKGGDLLLGDQADLMSSLDSGIQSVAKSDGSSPRVDFPDDVSAHFGNEDEVSSSSDAGGSSANKPSRSPMINGSPKMQINGQKALGIGISNHTTSTPDSYGLSAGGATAGSGVSHPGTPGMEQVRTPSSTSAQDEIHPLEILQAQIQLQRQQFSISEDQPLAMKNGKKNGECPSQNGDNELAGRSPDTGKGSMGTIDLDTLMAEQHATWYVPSDKAMMDGAEDDKSVGLWEKNKSQSSSKEESELSQSKAGVGAAGAGGGGGGGGGGGNHLQCLSVHCTDELGDTKGRGGPVSSWRSLHSDISNRFGTFVAALT is encoded by the coding sequence ATGTTTGGGCTGGAAAAGTTTGGTTCTCAGATTAATAGCAGAAACCCCGGCCaatcagagagacagaaaaCCCAACCGAGACTCGACATGGGCTCCCATTATAAAAGTGCCAGTTTTCACGCTGGTGGACCGCCGGGATCCGTGGAACCCGGCATGGGCCCGATGAGCGACCCGCAGATGCTCGGACTCAACATGAACATGAACGGAGAGCAGTATGGAGGTTTTCACTCGCGGGGTCACTCCGACATGCATGCGAGCGGTGGacttcagcagcagcagcagcagcagcagcaaggaGCCATGCATGGATTTTTTAACAACCAGCAACCTCATCAAGGACATCCTCACGCCCATCAACCTCACCCCCACCAACATCACCCTCACTTCGGGGGGAATTTTGGTGGCCCAGACCCGGGGTCGTCGTGCCTGCATGGTGCCAGGCTATTGGGCTACAATAACAATGCCATGGGACCACAGCAAGGATTTGGAGAGGGATTTGATCCTCTCGCCGAGGGACAGGCAGGGGATGGCTTCCCCCAGCAGCAACAGCGGCCTGGTAACATGCCTGACTTCCAACATCACGGTCCTCCCAGCGGCAGCCACGCCGTGCCTGCCCCCTGCCTCCCCCTGGACCAGTCGCCGAACAGGGCAGCCTCGTTCCACGGTCTGCcttcgtcctcctcgtcctcctccgaTTCTCATAGCCTGGAGAATAGACGGATGCACAACCAGGGAGCTGTGGAGGGATTAGATTACAACTTCCCCGGCGAGCCCCCATCCGGACATTTCGACGTACCTGTGTTTTCGCCATCTGAGTCCGAATCGCAGCTCCCCCATTTTGGCCCAGGAAGGCCAGCTCCCGGTGGGAATTTTCCAGGAAACCCTGGCATGCCCCGGACGCCGGCCATGCAGGCCATCTCCAAGGGACACCAACCTCCTCCGCCCCAGCAGCCTCAACACGGGATCTTTTTTGAGCGTTTCGGAAATGGCAGGAAGGTGCCCGTGGGAATGGACCCGGGGGTCAATGCGAGACATCCTCTCATGCAACAGCAACAACAGGCTGGCTTGATAGCTAGACAGAACTCGTGCCCCCCTGGCCTCCCCCGACCCCCTCAGGCTGAGTCTGGCTCCACTAACCCGAACATTCTGGACGGAGGGGTGATGATGAGTGGCCAACACAATCAGTTTGAATATCCCATTCACAGACTGGAAAATAGGGGTCTGCACCCCTATGGGGACCCTATGTTTAATATGCAACAGCCAGCTCCTCTTCCCTCCCAACAGCCCCCAAATCAGAGACTACAACACTTTGATGCTCCTTACATCAACATGGCAAAAAGGCCTCGATTTGACTTTCCTAATGCGCACGGAGGTGAAGGTTGGTGTGGCGGCATGGAAAATCACCTCTCCCCCACCTCCTATCCTGGACTGCCAGGGGAGTTCACCCCACCTGTGAATGAAGGTTTCCCACCTGGTCCGCTGCAGCACACGGGGCCTGAGCAGCAGTCTTTACAGCAGCGACAGAACGCCGCCATGATGATAAAGCAAATGGCTTCTCGCAACCAGCAGCAGAGAATGAGGCAGCCCAGTCTGCAGCAACTCGGTCACCACGGTGATGTGCCTCCGGGCCCGCTCGGTCACGGAGGCCCGGTGGGGGGCATGCCTCAGCCCAACTTTGACAGGGAAAATGGAGGTAGAATGGCCAACGTTGACGGACAAAACCCGCACGTAAACCAGGACAACTCCTGGTTCCAAGGGTCCCACCCTCCTGGGGAGATGATGTCACGGCGTATGGGTGGAGCAGGCAATGACTCAGGGCCCCACGACATGGGTCTCCAGCAGAATGGGGCTGCGATGATGTTTAGGCCAGGTATGGGCATGCAAGAACCCATGAGAATACCCGGAGATGGACATGTACAGGCTCTCCATTCTCCGGGCTTGCACTCACAGTTCAGCGGTAACATGGGCAACCTCTCCCAAATGCAGTCTCCGGGAGCGGGAGGAGGAACCGGACATCCAAGTGCACCAACAGAGAGGCGACCACCTGAATTCCCAGCACCTCCAATAGGAGCACAACCACCGTTTGCCTACGGAGGAGCAAACCGTCAGGGGCCAGCTCACAATGTACCCCAGGGGGTGACCACCTCACCGGGCAGCTACCCTCCTCAGTCTGAGTTCCCCTCGGGCCAGCGGTCATCTGTTAGCAAGCTTGGTGCTCTGTCCCTTGGGAATTTTAACAAAACCAGCGCTAAAGACAGCGTTTTTGGCCAGAGCTGCCTGGCGGCCCTTTCCACGGCGTGCCAGAACATGATTGCAAGCCTCGGGGCGCCCAACCTCAACGTAACGTTCAACAAGAAGAACCAAAACGAGGGCAAGCGAAAACTGAGTCAGACAGAGCAGGACATTAATAGCAGCACATCTAACGGGACTGGCAGTGCTGGGCCTGAATATTTTCAGAGCAGCACTTCTCAGAACAACCAGCTGCCCGGCACTGGGAATAGCAACGCTAAGCCTGCAAGTCAAAACCAGACGGTGCAGGGGGAAGCCAGTGCCCTCTCCCCAAATTACAACATGGACGCTACCCCGTGCAGTGAGGGGAAGGCAACAACAGGGAgtgggagagggagagggaggagAAAAAGAGACAGTGGACATGTGAgccctggaatttttttttcctctgaaaatGGAAACCCTGTTGTGAGTCCAGGCCAGCAAACCCCTTCGGCTGGTGTTGGGGAGAGGGGTGGCGGGGCCACACCCCATGACAAACACCTGCAGTCACCCTCTTGGGGCAAAGGAGGCGACCTGTTGTTGGGGGACCAGGCTGACCTGATGTCCTCTCTGGACAGCGGCATTCAAAGTGTCGCCAAGTCTGACGGCAGCTCGCCCCGCGTGGACTTCCCCGATGATGTCAGCGCCCACTTTGGCAATGAGGACGAGGTGTCGTCCAGCTCGGATGCGGGAGGCTCCTCGGCCAATAAGCCCAGTCGCAGTCCCATGATCAATGGCTCGcccaaaatgcaaataaatggaCAGAAGGCCTTAGGCATAGGCATCAGCAATCATACTACCTCGACACCAGACAGCTACGGACTGAGTGCCGGCGGAGCGACGGCCGGAAGCGGGGTGAGCCATCCGGGGACTCCCGGGATGGAGCAGGTACGCACCCCGTCCAGCACTTCTGCTCAGGACGAAATCCACCCTCTGGAGATTCTTCAGGCCCAGATCCAGCTGCAAAGACAGCAGTTCAGCATCTCGGAAGACCAGCCGCTGGCCATGAAAAACGGCAAAAAGAACGGCGAGTGTCCGTCTCAGAACGGAGACAACGAGCTGGCGGGCCGCAGCCCCGATACCGGGAAGGGTTCAATGGGCACCATTGACCTTGACACACTGATGGCAGAGCAGCACGCCACCTGGTACGTGCCCAGCGACAAGGCCATGATGGACGGCGCCGAGGATGACAAGTCCGTGGGACTCTGGGAAAAGAACAAGAGCCAAAGCAGCAGCAAAGAAG